A part of Escherichia marmotae genomic DNA contains:
- the fdx gene encoding ISC system 2Fe-2S type ferredoxin has protein sequence MPKIVILPHQDLCPDGAVLEAKSGETILDAALRNGIEIEHACEKSCACTTCHCIVREGFDSLPESSEQEDDMLDKAWGLEPESRLSCQARVTDEDLVVEIPRYTINHAREH, from the coding sequence ATGCCAAAGATTGTTATTTTGCCTCATCAGGATCTCTGCCCTGATGGTGCTGTTCTGGAAGCTAAGAGCGGTGAAACCATTCTCGACGCTGCGCTGCGTAACGGCATCGAGATTGAACACGCCTGTGAAAAATCCTGCGCTTGCACCACCTGCCACTGTATCGTTCGTGAAGGTTTTGACTCGTTGCCGGAAAGCTCTGAGCAGGAAGACGACATGCTGGACAAAGCCTGGGGGCTGGAGCCGGAAAGCCGTTTAAGCTGCCAGGCGCGCGTCACCGATGAAGATTTAGTGGTCGAAATTCCGCGTTACACTATCAACCATGCGCGTGAGCATTAA
- the iscX gene encoding Fe-S cluster assembly protein IscX, translating into MGLKWTDSREIGEALYDAYPDLDPKTVRFTDMHQWICDLEDFDDDPQASNEKILEAILLVWLDEAE; encoded by the coding sequence ATGGGACTTAAGTGGACCGATAGCCGCGAAATTGGCGAAGCACTGTACGATGCGTATCCCGATCTCGACCCGAAAACGGTTCGATTCACCGATATGCATCAGTGGATTTGCGATCTGGAAGATTTCGACGACGACCCGCAGGCATCTAACGAGAAAATCCTCGAAGCGATTTTGTTAGTCTGGCTGGACGAAGCTGAGTGA